In the genome of Paracoccus tegillarcae, one region contains:
- the ruvA gene encoding Holliday junction branch migration protein RuvA — translation MIGRIAGVILHRARDHVLIDVRGVGYIVHVSERTAAGLPPAGQAVALYTDLLVREDLLQLFGFPTMLEKEWHRLLTSVQGVGAKVSLAILGTLGPDGLARAITLGDWSAVRKAQGVGPKLAQRVVLELKDKAPAVMAIGGDLTVEAGGADEPAIEADASAASAPASMAEAEARRPAAPTAQPAQAAADALSALTNLGYAPSEAAAAVAQSQASEPDATTSALIRAALKSLAPKG, via the coding sequence GTGATCGGGCGCATTGCCGGTGTGATCCTGCACCGCGCCCGCGATCACGTGCTGATCGACGTGCGCGGCGTGGGATATATCGTGCATGTGAGCGAACGTACGGCGGCTGGTCTGCCCCCGGCGGGTCAGGCCGTGGCGCTCTATACGGATCTTCTGGTTCGTGAGGATTTGCTGCAGCTGTTCGGTTTTCCGACGATGCTGGAAAAAGAGTGGCACCGCCTGCTGACCAGTGTGCAAGGTGTTGGCGCCAAGGTGTCGCTGGCGATCCTCGGGACGCTTGGCCCTGATGGGCTGGCGCGGGCGATCACGCTTGGCGATTGGTCTGCAGTGCGCAAGGCGCAAGGCGTCGGCCCGAAACTGGCGCAGCGCGTGGTGCTGGAGTTGAAGGATAAAGCACCCGCAGTGATGGCGATCGGCGGTGATCTGACGGTTGAGGCCGGGGGTGCGGACGAGCCGGCCATCGAGGCCGACGCGTCCGCTGCCTCTGCTCCGGCCTCGATGGCCGAAGCAGAGGCACGCCGCCCGGCGGCACCGACAGCCCAACCCGCGCAGGCTGCGGCTGACGCGTTATCGGCGCTGACCAATCTGGGCTATGCTCCCTCCGAGGCCGCGGCCGCCGTCGCGCAATCGCAGGCTTCGGAACCCGATGCCACAACCTCTGCGTTGATCCGTGCAGCACTGAAAAGCCTGGCACCGAAAGGATAA
- the ruvC gene encoding crossover junction endodeoxyribonuclease RuvC, with translation MRVLGIDPGLRNMGWGVIEVDGSRLRHVANGVIHSETGELGVRLAALYRGLCAVIAAHSPDTAAVEQTFVNKDAVGTLKLGQARGIALLAPAEAGLSIGEYAPNAVKKTVVGVGHAAKEQVQHMVRVQLPGVQFEGPDAADALAIAICHSRHMQGRNVKVVA, from the coding sequence ATGCGGGTTCTGGGCATCGATCCCGGTTTGCGAAACATGGGCTGGGGCGTCATCGAGGTGGATGGATCGCGTCTGCGGCATGTGGCAAATGGCGTGATCCATTCTGAAACCGGCGAATTGGGCGTCAGGCTGGCCGCGCTGTATCGGGGGCTCTGTGCCGTGATCGCGGCCCATTCCCCGGACACGGCCGCGGTCGAGCAGACCTTTGTGAACAAGGATGCAGTCGGCACGCTGAAACTGGGCCAGGCGCGTGGGATTGCACTGCTGGCACCCGCCGAGGCCGGGCTGAGCATTGGCGAATACGCCCCGAACGCGGTGAAAAAAACCGTGGTGGGCGTAGGCCATGCTGCAAAGGAACAGGTGCAGCATATGGTCCGGGTGCAATTGCCCGGTGTTCAGTTCGAAGGGCCGGATGCGGCTGATGCGCTGGCGATCGCGATTTGCCATTCCCGGCATATGCAGGGCCGCAACGTCAAGGTGGTCGCGTGA